One segment of Macrotis lagotis isolate mMagLag1 chromosome 1, bilby.v1.9.chrom.fasta, whole genome shotgun sequence DNA contains the following:
- the LOC141504920 gene encoding uncharacterized protein LOC141504920, which yields MVVTAAVLTAVAVAAMVVTAAVAIVAVVIAVAVAAMRAAPTGLHFPACLGGSSLPRAAEARRPAGPGSVRLRPPPASDVARSPLAGRGLSRRVSEDRRAASRGGDGRRRRADPAPMLCDPESADTLSGPRWPPLYDEEGRPTAPAAPSRAASVTPRWREPGPGRVWSWSCSWCRVSVSRGTLLRLGDKVGTGRRRRAAPRRRPGLPAHRRLFPRSGWWGLRLRPSGERRGAAEPERGGPDRALPRGLVRERWAWSQDCLCDPGQVTDIGLPQFLHL from the exons AtggtagtaacagcagcagtaCTAACAGCTGTAGCAGTAGCAGCTAtggtagtaacagcagcagtagcaatagtagccGTAGTAATAGCTGTAGCAGTAGCAGCtatg CGGGCTGCGCCGACTGGACTCCATTTCCCAGCATGCCTCGGGGGCTCTTCCCTCCCACGCGCCGCGGAGGCGAGGCGCCCGGCGGGCCCGGGCTCAGTGCGCCTGCGCCCGCCTCCAGCCTCCGACGTTGCCCGCAGCCCCCTAGCCGGCCGGGGCCTCAGTCGCCGGGTCTCCGAGGACCGGAGAGCGGCCTCCCGCGGCGGGGACGGGCGGAGGCGGCGGGCCGACCCGGCCCCGATGCTGTGTGACCCGGAGTCAGCCGACACCCTCTCCGGGCCTCGGTGGCCTCCCCTGTACGATGAGGAGGGGCGCCCGACGGCCCCCGCGGCCCCTTCCCGCGCCGCCTCGGTGACCCCCCGGTGGAGGGAGCCGGGCCCGGGGCGGGTCTGGAGCTGGAGCTGCAGCTGGTGCCGAGTCAGCGTCTCCAGGGGCACCCTGCTCCGTCTGGGGGACAAGGTGGGGACGGGCCGGCGGCGCCGAGCGGCCCCGCGGCGGCGGCCCGGCCTCCCCGCTCACCGGCGTCTCTTCCCCAGGTCTGGCTGGTGGGGACTCCGGCTTCGCCCCAGCGGGGAGAGACGAGGGGCCGCCGAGCCTGAGCGCGGCGGGCCGGACCGGGCCCTCCCAC GCGGTTTAGTGCGAGAgcgctgggcttggagtcaggactgtctttgtgaccctgggcaagtcactgacatcggtttgcctcagtttcttcatctgtaa